The Mesorhizobium loti genome includes a region encoding these proteins:
- a CDS encoding helix-turn-helix transcriptional regulator, translated as MRFDQSRIVLQGNGEGGLGLDLIWDVSGGRKMPGDDGFPGSVFGNNSGQPTFNAKGGLSVRSTRRVQEFLDKNFTRKLALAEMAAICGLSPYHFMRAFSRTFGMPPHQYVLKLRLDFAERLLADSRMTIADIAHLSGFSSQSHFTTVMKKYRGVTPLQARLSKVNSKVKR; from the coding sequence ATGCGGTTCGATCAATCACGAATTGTTTTGCAGGGGAACGGGGAGGGAGGCCTCGGGTTGGACCTCATCTGGGACGTATCAGGAGGCCGAAAAATGCCGGGCGATGATGGTTTCCCCGGATCGGTTTTCGGTAACAATTCGGGGCAGCCGACGTTCAACGCGAAAGGCGGGCTTTCCGTGCGCAGCACACGCCGTGTGCAGGAATTCCTGGACAAGAACTTTACGCGCAAGCTGGCGCTTGCCGAGATGGCCGCGATTTGCGGTCTTTCACCCTATCACTTCATGCGGGCTTTCTCGAGGACGTTCGGGATGCCGCCGCACCAGTACGTCCTCAAGCTGCGGCTGGATTTCGCTGAAAGACTGCTTGCCGACAGCCGCATGACGATCGCCGACATCGCTCATCTGAGCGGTTTTTCAAGCCAGAGCCACTTTACCACCGTGATGAAGAAATATCGGGGTGTAACGCCATTGCAGGCGCGGCTGAGCAAGGTTAATTCAAAGGTTAAGCGATAA
- a CDS encoding calcium-binding protein, with protein MTDNRISSGSFVQRQAVHFAGHWIAGADFGSRSLRRRLMAVLRMAHRVLGMRRKGHGLGMLGNGRVLAAALGAIALGGIATPALAQVFGGGGTANGVRGIAFGSGAVQNGADSIAEGTNANAGSQNAVAIGFQSLATQINSIYLGSRTVAGTGATAPGAIGIGTDVTASLNDAVAIGRQSVASAQYSVALGLFASATGAGGAMALGQGTISSGVNSVALGVQAQALGAGANALGTFSTASGGNSTALGTSSTASNNYATAAGWGSVASGADSAAVGREAVASALDSTAMGYIAKASGQYSTAVGANANASATSSTSIGQNTAASGVQATALGFNANASFLNSTALGANSTASAAQATALGLGATASGVDSTAVGMQANASAQDAIAMGTTSIASGAASTAVGNTAVASGANASSFGSGANAIGDNSLAAGVSASSAGAQSVALGIGTVASADNSTAVGRESRATGLNSTALGRGAQSSAVNSISLGAGTRASGIGSVYVGSSTFATSASGDNAIGIGTDVTASEDDAIAMGRDSQATATNAVAVGLQSAALSADSVAIGTGATADGGKAVAIGAGNAAYGDGAVAIGDPSYASGTGAFTGGANNIANSDGTASATAANMANGAVAIGNSNKAIGQGSVALGNGSTAGAAGLAGNVALGDGATAAASSGDVALGSGSVTATAVGTASGVVNGTTYAFQGTNPTSTVSIGAPGAERTITNLAAGRVSALSTDAINGSQLFATNQAVDAIGTTLNSINVGGGIKYFHANSTLPDSQALGTDSVAVGPNAVANNAGDVAIGLNSTSGTTTAVGGATIGGVNYTFAGTTPAGAFSVGSAGAERQIQNVAAGQLNGGSTDAVNGSQLFATNQQVTQNTTDIAAIGGNVTGLGDTINNIAGDTSTAYTDANGVGIRYARTNEAGLAQTDSFAQGVGSTAVGYQATATGVSALALGRDSNASIDGSVALGSGSVSDRAIAPATGQLPAGPSNFIQYNTTDKTLLGAVSVGDATSYRQITNVADGTQDQDAVTVRQLAGAIAAVSVTSTKYFHTNSAAVDSLAVGAESVAVGPTTVVNGDNGIGIGNGAIVDQTAPGGTAIGQNAHVMLADGLALGTNSLASGIQSVALGAGAQSTFINSVALGAQSITTVGAQTGYTGFALTAPQTSVGEVSIGGAGAERKLTNVAAGSAETDAVNVSQLRGVTQNISNLFGGGTTVNPDGSITGPTYTVQGNTYTTVYDGLTAVDNALTNITNGGGIKYFHANSTLADSTASGTDSVAIGPASVASGTNSLAAGNGSTATGQGAVALGQGAKANNANDVALGSGSVTQTAVGTSSTVINGKTYAFAGTTPTGTVSVGDAGAERTITNVAAGRVNAGSTDAINGSQLYATNTAVEDLKSGLGSLTQNAVTYDTNPDGSKKNSITLQGGDVNAPVVISNVGPGVAGTDAVNVNQLNQGLATSINTSNTYTDKVAATTLQQANNYTDQKLSQLNTDIGGIRDEARQAAAIGLAAASLRYDDRPGKLSVAAGGGFWRDAGAFAFGAGYTSEDGRIRGNVSGTAAGGNVGVGAGISFTLN; from the coding sequence ATGACCGACAATCGCATTTCGAGTGGCTCGTTTGTGCAGCGTCAGGCAGTGCATTTCGCCGGGCACTGGATTGCGGGCGCCGATTTCGGCTCTCGCTCGCTTCGCCGCCGCCTGATGGCGGTATTGCGCATGGCGCACCGCGTACTCGGCATGCGCCGCAAGGGACATGGGCTCGGCATGCTCGGCAACGGCAGGGTTCTGGCAGCGGCGCTGGGTGCGATCGCATTGGGCGGCATCGCCACGCCGGCATTGGCACAGGTTTTCGGCGGCGGCGGCACGGCAAACGGAGTACGCGGTATCGCGTTTGGATCCGGAGCCGTGCAGAACGGAGCCGATTCAATAGCCGAGGGCACCAACGCCAATGCGGGCAGCCAGAATGCCGTCGCAATCGGCTTCCAGTCGCTCGCGACCCAGATAAACTCCATCTATCTTGGCTCGCGCACCGTCGCGGGAACGGGCGCTACCGCGCCGGGCGCGATCGGCATCGGAACGGATGTCACGGCGTCTCTGAACGACGCCGTAGCGATAGGCCGCCAGTCCGTTGCGTCAGCGCAATATTCGGTGGCTCTCGGTCTGTTTGCAAGTGCCACAGGCGCGGGTGGTGCGATGGCACTGGGCCAAGGCACGATCTCAAGCGGTGTCAATTCGGTAGCGCTCGGCGTTCAGGCCCAAGCCCTCGGGGCTGGCGCCAACGCCCTGGGCACCTTTTCCACCGCTTCGGGAGGGAATTCCACCGCCCTCGGTACCAGCTCCACGGCCAGCAACAACTATGCGACAGCCGCAGGCTGGGGATCCGTCGCCAGCGGCGCCGATTCCGCTGCCGTAGGACGTGAGGCCGTCGCGTCGGCGCTTGACTCAACGGCGATGGGATACATAGCCAAGGCCTCGGGCCAATACAGCACCGCCGTCGGCGCCAACGCCAATGCCTCAGCGACGTCCAGCACCTCGATCGGCCAGAACACGGCTGCGTCGGGCGTTCAAGCGACCGCTCTCGGCTTCAACGCCAATGCCAGCTTCCTGAATTCGACCGCCCTGGGCGCGAACTCCACCGCCAGCGCCGCGCAGGCGACCGCGCTGGGGCTGGGCGCCACCGCGAGCGGTGTAGACAGCACGGCGGTCGGCATGCAAGCCAATGCGAGCGCGCAAGACGCCATCGCCATGGGCACTACGTCAATTGCGAGTGGTGCCGCCAGCACAGCGGTTGGCAATACGGCCGTTGCCAGCGGCGCAAACGCCTCCTCGTTCGGGTCCGGAGCGAACGCGATAGGAGACAATTCTCTCGCCGCCGGCGTCAGTGCCAGCTCGGCCGGCGCGCAGTCGGTGGCTCTCGGCATCGGCACCGTAGCCAGCGCCGACAATTCCACTGCCGTCGGACGTGAATCCCGCGCCACCGGACTCAACAGCACCGCGCTCGGCCGCGGCGCCCAAAGCAGCGCCGTGAACTCCATCTCTCTCGGCGCCGGGACGAGGGCGTCCGGGATAGGTTCCGTCTATGTCGGCTCGAGCACTTTTGCAACGAGCGCCAGTGGAGACAACGCCATCGGCATCGGCACGGACGTGACGGCATCCGAGGACGACGCCATTGCGATGGGACGCGACAGCCAGGCGACGGCAACCAACGCCGTCGCGGTCGGTCTACAGTCCGCCGCGCTCTCCGCCGACTCCGTCGCCATCGGCACGGGCGCGACTGCCGATGGCGGCAAGGCCGTGGCCATCGGCGCCGGCAACGCAGCGTATGGTGACGGCGCGGTCGCCATCGGCGATCCGAGCTATGCCAGCGGCACCGGCGCCTTCACCGGCGGCGCCAACAACATCGCCAACAGCGACGGCACGGCGAGCGCCACCGCGGCCAATATGGCCAACGGCGCGGTCGCCATCGGCAACAGCAACAAGGCGATCGGGCAAGGCTCCGTGGCGCTGGGCAACGGCTCGACAGCGGGCGCCGCCGGCCTCGCCGGCAATGTCGCGCTGGGCGATGGCGCCACCGCGGCGGCAAGCTCCGGCGACGTGGCGCTGGGCTCGGGCTCGGTGACCGCCACGGCCGTCGGCACGGCCAGTGGGGTGGTCAACGGCACGACCTATGCCTTCCAGGGCACCAACCCGACCTCGACGGTCAGCATCGGCGCGCCCGGTGCGGAACGCACCATCACCAATCTGGCTGCGGGGCGGGTCAGCGCGCTCTCGACTGACGCGATCAACGGTTCGCAGCTCTTCGCCACCAACCAGGCGGTCGACGCCATCGGCACGACGCTCAACAGCATCAATGTCGGCGGCGGCATCAAGTATTTCCATGCCAATTCGACCTTGCCGGATTCCCAGGCCCTTGGAACGGATTCCGTCGCGGTCGGGCCGAATGCCGTGGCCAACAATGCCGGCGATGTGGCGATCGGCCTGAATTCCACATCAGGCACCACCACGGCGGTTGGCGGCGCGACGATCGGCGGCGTGAACTATACCTTCGCTGGCACTACGCCGGCCGGCGCTTTCTCGGTCGGCTCGGCTGGAGCCGAACGCCAGATCCAGAATGTCGCGGCCGGACAGTTGAACGGCGGCTCGACCGACGCGGTCAACGGCTCGCAGCTCTTCGCCACCAACCAGCAGGTCACGCAGAACACGACCGACATCGCCGCCATCGGCGGCAATGTGACCGGTCTCGGCGACACGATCAACAACATCGCCGGCGACACCTCGACCGCCTATACTGACGCCAATGGCGTTGGCATTCGCTATGCCCGCACCAACGAGGCCGGGCTGGCGCAAACCGATTCCTTCGCACAAGGGGTCGGCTCCACCGCCGTCGGCTACCAGGCGACCGCGACCGGCGTCAGCGCACTGGCGCTCGGCCGCGACAGCAACGCCAGCATCGACGGCAGCGTAGCGCTCGGCTCGGGTTCGGTCTCCGATCGCGCGATCGCTCCCGCTACCGGGCAACTGCCCGCCGGCCCATCCAACTTCATCCAGTACAACACGACCGACAAGACGCTACTCGGCGCCGTTTCGGTCGGCGACGCCACCTCCTACCGGCAGATCACCAATGTGGCCGACGGCACGCAGGATCAGGATGCGGTGACGGTGCGCCAACTCGCCGGCGCCATCGCTGCCGTATCGGTCACCTCGACCAAGTATTTCCATACCAATTCGGCGGCGGTCGACTCGCTCGCGGTCGGCGCCGAGTCGGTCGCCGTCGGTCCGACGACGGTCGTCAACGGCGACAACGGCATCGGCATCGGCAACGGCGCCATCGTCGACCAGACCGCGCCCGGCGGCACGGCCATCGGCCAGAACGCTCATGTGATGCTGGCCGACGGTCTCGCGCTCGGCACCAATTCGCTGGCGTCCGGCATCCAATCGGTGGCGCTCGGCGCCGGCGCCCAAAGCACCTTCATCAACAGCGTCGCGCTGGGCGCGCAGTCCATCACCACGGTCGGCGCTCAGACCGGCTACACGGGCTTTGCGCTGACCGCCCCGCAGACCTCGGTCGGCGAGGTGTCGATCGGCGGCGCGGGAGCCGAACGCAAGCTCACCAATGTCGCGGCGGGTTCGGCCGAGACTGACGCCGTCAACGTCTCGCAGCTGCGCGGCGTGACGCAAAATATCAGCAACCTGTTCGGCGGCGGCACCACGGTCAATCCCGACGGCTCGATCACCGGACCGACCTACACCGTCCAGGGCAACACCTACACAACCGTCTATGACGGGCTCACGGCGGTCGACAACGCGCTGACCAACATCACCAATGGCGGCGGCATCAAGTATTTCCACGCCAACTCGACGCTGGCCGACTCCACCGCCAGCGGCACCGACAGCGTCGCGATCGGACCGGCCAGCGTGGCGAGCGGCACCAACAGCCTCGCCGCCGGCAATGGTTCGACCGCCACGGGTCAAGGCGCGGTGGCGCTCGGCCAGGGCGCCAAGGCTAACAATGCCAACGATGTGGCGCTCGGTTCCGGTTCGGTGACGCAGACCGCCGTCGGCACCTCCAGCACCGTCATCAACGGCAAGACCTACGCCTTTGCCGGGACGACCCCGACCGGAACCGTCAGTGTCGGCGATGCCGGGGCCGAGAGGACGATCACCAATGTCGCGGCCGGACGGGTCAACGCCGGCAGCACCGATGCGATAAACGGCTCGCAGCTCTACGCCACCAACACGGCGGTCGAGGATTTGAAATCGGGCCTTGGATCGCTCACCCAGAATGCGGTGACGTATGACACCAATCCGGACGGCAGCAAGAAGAACAGCATCACGCTGCAGGGCGGCGACGTCAACGCGCCGGTCGTCATCTCCAATGTCGGTCCCGGCGTTGCCGGCACCGATGCGGTCAACGTCAACCAGCTGAACCAGGGGCTGGCCACGAGCATCAACACGTCCAATACCTATACCGACAAGGTGGCGGCCACGACCTTGCAACAGGCCAACAACTACACCGACCAGAAGCTCAGCCAGCTCAATACGGACATCGGCGGCATACGCGACGAGGCGCGGCAGGCGGCCGCGATAGGCCTTGCCGCAGCCTCGCTGCGCTACGACGACCGGCCCGGCAAGTTGAGCGTCGCGGCGGGCGGCGGCTTCTGGCGGGACGCCGGCGCCTTCGCCTTTGGCGCGGGCTACACCAGCGAGGACGGCCGCATCCGCGGCAATGTGTCGGGCACGGCGGCGGGCGGAAATGTCGGCGTCGGCGCCGGCATCAGCTTCACGCTGAACTGA
- a CDS encoding invasion associated locus B family protein, which translates to MKGLVALTCLALCGGLVPAAGQVASPYRIKPSDVVLPPDVKLGTYQRTIRPFENWTLICDENLKARKKVCNVSQIIEDASGKMAFSWSLAATQDGKPYMILRTAPNARSDGLVSLKFEGQAQPIDVHLNGCNEMVCVGMLPVGPVMRRQIAQNATPAISYPTVDGGKITVAATLKGLSEALSPLK; encoded by the coding sequence ATGAAAGGACTTGTTGCCCTGACCTGCCTGGCGCTCTGCGGCGGCCTCGTGCCGGCTGCCGGGCAGGTCGCGTCGCCCTACAGGATCAAGCCTTCGGATGTGGTGCTGCCGCCCGACGTGAAATTGGGGACCTATCAGCGCACCATCCGTCCCTTCGAAAACTGGACGCTGATCTGCGACGAGAACCTCAAGGCCCGCAAGAAGGTCTGCAATGTCTCGCAAATCATCGAGGACGCGTCCGGCAAGATGGCCTTCAGCTGGTCGCTTGCCGCCACGCAGGATGGCAAGCCTTACATGATCCTGCGCACCGCTCCGAACGCCAGGAGCGATGGCCTGGTGTCGCTGAAGTTCGAGGGACAGGCGCAGCCGATCGATGTGCACCTGAACGGCTGCAACGAAATGGTCTGTGTCGGCATGTTGCCGGTCGGACCTGTGATGCGCCGACAGATAGCGCAAAATGCGACGCCGGCGATCTCTTACCCGACCGTCGATGGCGGGAAGATCACCGTGGCCGCGACGCTCAAGGGGCTGTCAGAGGCCCTTTCACCACTCAAATAA
- a CDS encoding DUF4189 domain-containing protein → MRLRALAVFGLTLLWSGHVVSADLVAPPEPQQEEKGIWAAIAYSQTDSKYGFFWGADKRQEAKDIAQKYCENAGGKACNVVTVFRNHRHWNDDDETGFPYKHCGALAVADKVENRFTPWGVNSAETRRDAEDLALQACEATGEKCKIREWVCT, encoded by the coding sequence ATGAGATTGCGGGCTTTGGCAGTTTTTGGCTTGACCTTGTTGTGGAGCGGACACGTCGTCTCGGCCGACCTGGTGGCGCCGCCGGAGCCGCAGCAGGAGGAAAAAGGCATCTGGGCGGCGATCGCCTATTCGCAGACCGATAGCAAGTACGGCTTCTTCTGGGGCGCCGACAAGCGGCAGGAGGCGAAGGACATCGCGCAGAAATATTGCGAGAACGCGGGCGGAAAGGCCTGCAACGTCGTCACGGTCTTCCGCAACCATCGCCATTGGAACGATGACGACGAGACCGGCTTTCCCTACAAGCACTGCGGTGCTCTTGCCGTGGCAGACAAAGTGGAGAACCGTTTCACGCCCTGGGGCGTGAACTCGGCCGAGACCCGCCGGGACGCGGAGGATCTGGCGTTGCAGGCCTGCGAAGCGACGGGAGAAAAATGCAAGATCCGCGAGTGGGTCTGCACATGA
- a CDS encoding invasion associated locus B family protein, with translation MGLHMKPGPKAISACGAILFSLMSPVFAQQQVAAVPDGPSSLREVYQDWSVTCSVREKARVCSLAQDQVQQNGQRLLAVEIAGRADGSTTATLLLPFGILLDQGVTLQIDDQPPLSPQRFRTCLPTGCIAVFVVDRPTLGKMRGGTVLKLNVTTDAETPLTFPVSLRGLTAALDRMVALSAR, from the coding sequence GTGGGTCTGCACATGAAGCCTGGCCCCAAGGCCATCTCCGCATGTGGGGCAATCCTATTTTCGTTGATGTCGCCGGTGTTTGCTCAGCAACAGGTGGCGGCTGTCCCGGATGGACCGTCATCTCTGCGTGAAGTCTATCAGGACTGGAGTGTGACCTGTTCCGTTCGCGAGAAGGCGAGGGTGTGCTCGCTTGCGCAGGACCAGGTCCAGCAAAATGGCCAGAGGCTTCTTGCGGTGGAGATCGCGGGACGCGCGGACGGTTCGACGACGGCTACCCTGCTTCTGCCGTTCGGCATCCTGCTCGATCAGGGCGTGACGCTGCAGATCGACGATCAGCCGCCATTGTCCCCGCAGCGTTTCAGGACCTGCCTGCCAACCGGTTGCATCGCGGTCTTCGTCGTCGATCGACCGACGCTTGGAAAGATGAGGGGAGGCACGGTGCTGAAGCTCAATGTCACGACGGACGCCGAGACCCCGCTGACCTTCCCGGTGTCGCTTCGCGGCCTGACCGCGGCGCTCGACCGCATGGTGGCGTTGAGCGCGCGTTGA
- a CDS encoding TolC family protein: MNTTSMSTIGKRLGLLMAATMLTCASAHALTLKEAMAVAVESNPEIGQAIENREAIEFELRQAKGLYLPSVDVEASAGVRRLDNPSRRSLSIQDDALYPAETDLTVSQTLYDSGARRAELNRQASRVDGASFRVLERSEFIGLSVVQDYLEYMLQASIVAEAKKNLGFHQAILGDIRQGISGGALNEADRQQAEERLFAAKARMQEATEELEAAKIRFFKTVGKPLTNPSRPGDVSAALPRSLDDAIGLARESNPRVHMANSDISAAASLVDAARAKFGPSIIAEGVARAGTDIDGDDGDTSDLQARVVLRWNLYRGGIDKANEQEQIRRTSEQRLALHQVQREIEEAVRTSWDRRFRQADLAKTLRQQAAANEKLVASYREQFKVGQRSLLDVLDAQNTRFNTATLADTASYASLFAQYRLLAATGQLLKTMNLQPAKQATAYARAEFATPETADTETYARTPSEQKNDLPFDILAPVRKK, translated from the coding sequence ATGAATACGACAAGCATGTCGACCATAGGCAAGCGCCTTGGCCTTTTGATGGCGGCCACCATGCTGACCTGCGCGAGCGCTCATGCGCTCACGCTCAAGGAGGCAATGGCTGTTGCGGTGGAATCCAATCCTGAGATTGGACAGGCAATCGAAAACCGCGAAGCAATAGAATTCGAGTTGCGGCAGGCCAAAGGCCTTTATCTTCCCAGTGTCGATGTCGAGGCATCGGCCGGCGTTCGTCGGCTCGACAATCCATCCCGGCGCTCGCTTTCCATCCAAGACGATGCGCTCTATCCGGCTGAAACGGATCTTACCGTTTCGCAGACGCTTTATGACAGCGGCGCAAGGCGCGCCGAATTGAACCGTCAGGCATCGCGCGTCGATGGCGCTTCATTCCGTGTGCTGGAACGGTCCGAATTCATCGGGCTGTCCGTTGTCCAGGACTATTTGGAGTACATGCTGCAGGCTTCGATCGTTGCCGAAGCGAAGAAAAATCTCGGCTTCCACCAGGCAATTCTCGGCGACATCCGGCAAGGCATCTCGGGCGGCGCGCTGAATGAGGCCGACCGGCAACAGGCCGAGGAACGGCTGTTCGCCGCCAAGGCGCGCATGCAGGAGGCGACCGAGGAGCTGGAAGCGGCCAAGATCCGCTTCTTCAAGACCGTCGGAAAGCCACTGACCAACCCTTCGAGGCCAGGCGATGTCTCGGCCGCACTCCCGCGCTCGCTCGACGACGCAATAGGGTTGGCGCGGGAAAGCAATCCGCGCGTGCACATGGCCAACAGCGACATCAGCGCGGCGGCCTCCCTCGTGGACGCTGCGCGGGCAAAATTTGGCCCCTCCATCATCGCCGAGGGTGTCGCCCGGGCGGGAACCGACATTGACGGCGACGATGGCGACACCAGCGACCTGCAGGCGCGCGTGGTCCTGCGCTGGAACCTCTACCGCGGTGGCATCGACAAGGCCAATGAGCAAGAGCAGATCCGCCGCACCAGTGAACAGCGTCTCGCGCTGCATCAGGTTCAGCGCGAAATCGAGGAAGCTGTTCGCACGTCATGGGATCGCCGTTTCCGGCAAGCCGATCTGGCAAAGACCCTGAGGCAACAAGCCGCCGCCAATGAGAAGCTGGTTGCTTCCTATCGCGAGCAGTTCAAAGTCGGACAGCGCTCGCTGCTCGACGTGCTTGATGCGCAGAATACGCGGTTCAACACAGCAACGCTGGCGGATACCGCGTCCTATGCATCGCTGTTTGCCCAGTACCGGCTTCTGGCCGCGACCGGACAGTTGCTGAAAACGATGAACCTTCAGCCGGCAAAGCAGGCTACGGCCTATGCGCGAGCCGAGTTTGCGACACCGGAAACCGCAGACACTGAAACCTATGCGCGGACGCCATCGGAGCAGAAGAACGACCTGCCTTTCGATATCCTGGCCCCGGTGAGGAAGAAATAA
- a CDS encoding type I secretion system permease/ATPase codes for MNQQPNILSPKEAFKACFSAVAGYLGRPSAETVLFAGVPLSDTRIAVDDIRHLAERIGLEVTEFSHRDFLRGRIDLPAIVFRVSQLPLALLAQTEDDGYITAPQEDGRTTIGRSELAASYISGGASFSITYANAAEEMKVGSAQKIERRHWLTGTMGAFWRTYSKVVLAAVFINVLAIASPIFTMNVYDRILPNKAISTLWVLALGIGAVILFDLLLKTARASLIDYAGRKADLRISYLLFEKVLNSSLSARPGSTGEYANRVTQYEFVREFFTSNTISVFIDTAFVFVFLLVIYAIGGWLVIIPALAFVMSVIVGLITQRRIGKRVAASMNEASQRQALLVESISTLETIKSLRAEAYLLRKWGEHSKNAANTSEKIKQLSAAAGNITQSIQQLVTVALVVAGAYAFSEGHVSTGAIIGTVMLASRAVAPLGQIAITLSRFRQAMLSLRMVNSIMAQPEDRPDTVGFVNRPIRKGAMVFRNVGFVYPGSENEVLTGLNFSVKPGERIGIIGRIGSGKTTMGRLIGRLFLPTSGELLLDGIDIRQYHPSEVRAAVGIVAQAGDLFSGTIKENLLMACPEATDEQIIEAAKAAGVDDFVSRHPRGYDMNVGERGTNLSGGQRQTVAIARLLLTKPKIVFLDEPSGSMDLASERQLIKQLKVAFDRDTTLIVSTHRFSMLELADRLIVIEQGKIVADGPKDQVIQALQKTSA; via the coding sequence GTGAACCAGCAACCCAACATCCTCTCCCCCAAGGAGGCGTTCAAAGCCTGCTTCTCAGCTGTTGCCGGATATCTCGGCAGGCCGAGTGCGGAGACCGTGCTGTTTGCCGGCGTGCCGCTCTCGGACACGCGAATTGCGGTCGACGACATCAGGCACCTTGCCGAGCGCATCGGCCTGGAAGTCACCGAGTTCAGCCACCGCGACTTTCTCAGGGGGCGTATCGACCTACCCGCGATCGTCTTTCGCGTCAGCCAATTGCCCCTCGCCCTGCTCGCCCAAACTGAGGACGATGGATATATCACCGCGCCCCAGGAAGACGGCCGCACCACGATTGGCCGATCGGAACTGGCCGCCAGCTACATCAGCGGCGGCGCTTCCTTCTCGATAACCTATGCCAATGCCGCCGAGGAGATGAAGGTCGGCTCGGCGCAAAAGATCGAAAGACGCCATTGGCTTACGGGGACGATGGGCGCTTTCTGGCGCACCTATTCGAAGGTCGTTCTGGCGGCGGTGTTCATCAATGTGTTGGCCATAGCCTCGCCCATCTTCACCATGAACGTCTACGACAGGATCCTGCCGAACAAGGCGATATCGACACTGTGGGTCCTGGCTCTCGGCATTGGCGCCGTCATCCTGTTCGACCTGCTTTTGAAGACGGCCAGGGCTTCTCTCATCGACTATGCCGGGCGCAAAGCCGATCTTCGGATATCCTATCTTCTGTTCGAGAAAGTGCTGAATTCGTCACTGTCGGCGCGTCCCGGCTCGACCGGCGAATACGCAAACAGGGTCACGCAATACGAGTTCGTCAGAGAGTTCTTCACTTCGAACACCATCAGCGTGTTCATCGACACGGCATTCGTCTTCGTCTTTCTTCTTGTCATCTATGCGATAGGCGGCTGGCTGGTGATCATACCGGCGCTGGCCTTCGTGATGTCCGTCATTGTCGGCTTGATCACCCAGCGCCGCATCGGCAAGCGTGTCGCCGCCTCGATGAACGAAGCCTCGCAGCGCCAGGCCCTGCTGGTTGAATCCATCTCCACGCTGGAGACCATCAAGTCGCTGCGCGCCGAGGCGTATCTGCTGCGAAAGTGGGGGGAGCACTCCAAGAACGCCGCCAACACGTCCGAGAAGATCAAGCAGCTTTCTGCGGCCGCGGGCAACATAACACAGTCAATACAACAGCTGGTGACCGTCGCTCTGGTCGTGGCCGGCGCTTATGCCTTCTCGGAAGGGCATGTTTCGACGGGAGCAATCATAGGAACGGTGATGCTAGCGAGCAGGGCCGTGGCGCCGCTCGGCCAGATCGCCATCACGCTGTCCCGGTTTCGCCAGGCCATGCTCTCGTTGAGAATGGTGAACTCGATCATGGCTCAACCGGAAGACCGACCGGACACGGTGGGTTTCGTCAACCGCCCCATTCGCAAGGGGGCGATGGTGTTCAGGAATGTCGGGTTTGTCTATCCCGGCTCGGAAAACGAGGTTTTGACCGGCCTGAATTTCTCGGTGAAGCCGGGTGAGCGGATAGGCATCATCGGCCGCATAGGATCGGGAAAGACGACGATGGGCCGGCTGATCGGCAGGCTTTTCCTGCCGACCTCCGGTGAGTTGCTGCTGGATGGGATCGATATTCGCCAGTATCACCCGTCCGAGGTTCGCGCCGCGGTCGGCATCGTTGCGCAGGCTGGCGATCTGTTCTCGGGCACCATCAAGGAGAACCTCCTGATGGCATGTCCGGAGGCTACCGATGAGCAGATCATCGAAGCGGCAAAGGCGGCTGGCGTCGACGATTTCGTCTCACGACACCCGCGCGGCTACGACATGAATGTCGGCGAGCGCGGCACCAATCTTTCAGGCGGCCAGAGGCAGACGGTGGCGATCGCACGCTTGCTGCTGACCAAACCGAAAATCGTCTTTCTGGATGAGCCGTCGGGCTCGATGGACCTCGCATCGGAACGCCAGTTGATCAAGCAGCTCAAAGTCGCCTTTGACCGCGACACAACGCTGATCGTCTCTACACATCGGTTCAGCATGCTTGAATTGGCCGACCGCCTGATCGTTATCGAACAGGGCAAGATCGTAGCTGACGGACCGAAGGACCAAGTCATACAGGCGTTGCAGAAAACAAGCGCCTGA